In Lactuca sativa cultivar Salinas chromosome 5, Lsat_Salinas_v11, whole genome shotgun sequence, the DNA window CACTACCCACTTCAAACAAGAAAGCCATTGCATTTTGGTGAGTGTCATTAATGGCATGCTTAAACATGCAGCAGATAAACAACGAAAAAACAAGGAGGCTACATGGGCCCAAGAATCTCCTTCTCAAACGATTTCGTTGAATCAAACCACCATGAAAACAGTTACACAGAAGCTCCAGTCTCTTCTGATTTCGAGTTTTCCGTTCCTTCTTTCTCTTCAAACTCTGCAGATGGTGTTTTCTTCAAAGGCAAGCTTCCGCCATTGAAGGAGAAGCAGGGGCTTACACTCAGAGATGAGCTTCTTGCAggtcatgatgatgatgataatggtggtggtgatggcgtCTTCATCCACCATAAGAACTCAACAGGATGGTGGAGAGAGAAGTTTGGACTTCGAAAAACTCAAAATGGGAAAACAACTGATCATAAGAATCTTGGAGGATTAGAGACCATTGATGAAGCAAAGATCAAGCCTACCTTTTACAGTCCAAAGTACACAGGTTCGTATATATGCATGCTTTTTCAACTATcttatttgatttattt includes these proteins:
- the LOC111877722 gene encoding uncharacterized protein LOC111877722, with amino-acid sequence MGPRISFSNDFVESNHHENSYTEAPVSSDFEFSVPSFSSNSADGVFFKGKLPPLKEKQGLTLRDELLAGHDDDDNGGGDGVFIHHKNSTGWWREKFGLRKTQNGKTTDHKNLGGLETIDEAKIKPTFYSPKYTGSNRYK